One Drosophila subobscura isolate 14011-0131.10 chromosome U, UCBerk_Dsub_1.0, whole genome shotgun sequence DNA window includes the following coding sequences:
- the LOC117900289 gene encoding actin cytoskeleton-regulatory complex protein pan1: MNRNKKEAQTQELSYDDENEEEDEDALQAALKDIVSIPDVDSQELLTEGIPHPRKLRLEADIIWSAELKKATPNVTQSRLQNKIKSPRESAEISIVKGESKEELPEPAKIWSAELDESLNNWYAELNESQQPKRSDSPSMKRPQQSAEAKVRETGVGSSDDSGKTTDPDQASMEPNQSGMEPATGSSMEPEPTWSMKLKNEAEKRLKEKRTRNKKEQHTEDHRSSSKSVTFVEPCCLMQLETESKYASEDKLKSQKSVEKGLPTERSSSQIFKLTPQASTEDLHSQKVQQTERRLLNYLNFAEPHELVVPGLSSSIGLEQLSAELEDKLERIEAASNPKSYKKPKPAASTQTTDSMEAKASTVPTMEAKELEENPLKTKPLAVPPTESQLLADKPLAVPPTESQPLAVPPTASGMVLINLLAVPFQSTLPKGAVISASKVVDTSVKSAAASLEEETPVPAATPSAASAPDAAPAAVPSAPSVEEEPSSPATPQKPEPPPAPTVEPNDVKFKEKPASDTEQNEEREKKESRVASKSSLARAESMRTLIITGHTHIKTQWRDHCHLEVQHEGIDKPARRKLLIACALCLVFMLIEVVGGILSKSLAIATDAAHLLTDLAGFLISLFALYISARPKTQRMNFGWYRAEVIGAMISVYFIWVITGILVWLAIQRLWLGEHVVDAKIMLITSAVAILFNVIMAVQLHHGHGHSPHYEPGEMSRQTRVLEHAECQLLDTAQPATENINVRAAMIHVIGDMIQSVGVFVAALIIFFQPTWAFMDAVCTFLFSIIVLLVTFRILRDVLMVLMEATPDYMDYDEVQRQFLSIEGVEHVHNLRIWALSINKVALSAHLAIKTDADAQRILEEATTMIHKRYRFFETTIQIEEYTPGMEQCEQCIKPGHSVVVPRGGSLAMEEGAGSAANKQDEQKPVEDAAKS; encoded by the exons ATGAACAGGAACAAAAAGGAAGCGCAAACGCAGGAACTAAGCTACGACGACGAGAACGAGGAAGAAGACGAAGATGCTTTGCAGGCGGCACTCAAAGATATTGTCAGTATTCCAGACGTCGATTCGCAGGAGCTCTTAACGGAGGGCATTCCACATCCAAGGAAACTGCGCTTAGAGGCGGATATAATTTGGTCAGCGGAGCTCAAGAAGGCAACCCCGAATGTCACTCAAAGTCgtctgcaaaataaaattaagtcGCCGCGGGAAAGCGCTGAAATATCCATCGTAAAAGGGGAGAGTAAAGAGGAGCTTCCTGAGCCAGCTAAGATCTGGTCCGCGGAGTTGGACGAGTCGCTAAACAATTGGTATGCGGAACTCAACGAATCGCAGCAACCCAAAAGAAGCGATTCGCCGTCAATGAAGAGGCCGCAGCAGAGCGCTGAGGCGAAGGTACGGGAAACAGGCGTCGGATCGAGTGATGATAGTGGAAAGACTACCGATCCAGATCAAGCTTCGATGGAGCCAAATCAGTCCGGAATGGAGCCAGCGACAGGCTCGTCGATGGAGCCAGAGCCCACCTGGTCGATGAAGCTCAAAAATGAGGCAGAGAAAAGgctgaaagaaaaacgaacaaggaacaagaaggagcagcacacCGAAGATCACAGAAGTTCATCAAAGTCCGTAACCTTCGTTGAACCTTGCTGCCTTATGCAGCTGGAAACTGAAAGCAAGTACGCAAGTGAGGATAAACTCAAGAGCCAAAAAAGTGTAGAAAAAGGTCTGCCAACAGAGCGAAGTTCTTCGCAGATCTTCAAGCTAACGCCTCAAGCGTCAACGGAGGATCTGCACTCCCAAAAGGTTCAGCAAACCGAGCGGCGACTTCTAAACTATTTGAATTTTGCGGAGCCCCATGAGCTGGTCGTGCCTGGGCTATCGAGTAGCATTGGACTGGAGCAGTTATCGGCGGAACTAGAGGATAAATTGGAACGTATTGAGGCTGCGTCCAATCCGAAGTCTtataaaaagccaaagccagcgGCCAGCACGCAAACCACTGACTCCATGGAGGCCAAAGCTTCGACTGTGCCAACGATGGAAGCCAAAGAGTTGGAGGAAAACCCGTTGAAGACCAAACCCTTGGCTGTACCACCGACAGAGTCTCAACTATTGGCGGACAAACCATTAGCTGTGCCACCTACAGAGTCCCAACCGTTGGCTGTTCCACCCACAGCGTCTGGCATGGTTCTCATCAACCTTCTGGCGGTACCTTTTCAGAGTACCCTACCAAAAGGAGCGGTTATTTCTGCATCGAAGGTAGTGGATACATCGGTGAAGAGTGCAGCAGCTTCCCTAGAAGAAGAGACTCCTGTCCCTGCTGCTACTCCatcagctgcttctgctccagatgctgctccagctgcagttccatCAGCACCTTCCGTCGAAGAAGAACCATCAAGTCCAGCGACACCTCAAAAACCTGAACCACCGCCTGCTCCTACAGTGGAACCCAACGATGTCAAGTTCAAGGAAAAACCCGCCAGCGATACAGAGCAGAATGAGGAGCGTGAGAAGAAAGAGTCTCGTGTGGCGAGCAAGAGCTCGCTGGCGCGTGCAGAGTCCATGCGGACGCTGATCATCACGGGACACACGCACATCAAGACGCAGTGGCGCGATCATTGCCACCTGGAGGTGCAACACGAAGGCATCGATAAGCCAGCACGCAGGAAACTGCTCATAGCCTGTGCGCTGTGCCTCGTATTTATGCTCATCGAGGTGGTCGGTGGCATACTGTCCAAAAGCCTGGCCATAGCCACAGATGCAGCGCATTTGCTGACGGATCTGGCGGGGTTTCTCatctctctgtttgctctcTACATCAGCGCGAGGCCAAAGACGCAGCGCATGAACTTTGGCTGGTATCGGGCGGAGGTAATTGGCGCCATGATCTCAGTGTACTTTATATGGGTGATAACAG GCATTCTCGTCTGGCTGGCCATACAGCGCCTGTGGCTGGGTGAGCATGTGGTGGATGCCAAAATCATGCTCATCACATCCGCTGTGGCCATACTCTTCAATGTCATTATGGCCGTGCAGCTGCATCACGGACATGGGCACTCTCCCCATTATGAACCCGGTGAAATGAGTCGTCAAACGCGCGTGCTGGAGCACGCGGAGTGTCAGCTGCTGGACACCGCCCAACCCGCAACGGAGAACATTAATGTGCGTGCTGCCATGATCCATGTCATTGGCGATATGATCCAGAGTGTGGGTGTCTTTGTGGCCGCTTTGATCATCTTCTTTCAGCCCACTTGGGCATTTATGGATGCCGTTTGCACATTCCTGTTCTCCATCATTGTGCTGCTGGTGACTTTTCGCATACTGCGGGATGTGCTGATGGTGCTGATGGAGGCCACACCCGACTACATGGACTACGATGAGGTGCAGCGTCAGTTTCTCTCCATCGAAGGTGTCGAACATGTGCACAATCTACGCATTTGGGCGCTGAGCATCAATAAGGTCGCGCTGTCCGCACATTTGGCTATCAAAACGGATGCGGATGCACAGCGCATACTGGAGGAAGCCACGACCATGATCCACAAGCGTTATCGTTTCTTTGAGACGACCATACAGATAGAGGAGTACACGCCGGGGATGGAGCAGTGTGAGCAGTGCATAAAGCCAGGACACTCTGTAGTTGTGCCGCGTGGGGGTAGCCTGGCCATGGAGGAGGGTGCTGGAAGTGCTGCCAATAAGCAGGATGAGCAAAAGCCAGTGGAGGATGCAGCAAAGTCTTGA
- the LOC117900291 gene encoding mitochondrial import inner membrane translocase subunit Tim8-like, which yields MSDYENVSAIDPELQDFLDLEKQKAQVNAQLHEFNEICWEKCIGRPSSKLDHATEVCLSNCVDRFIDTSVLITKRFAEILNKRGGMNDN from the coding sequence ATGTCCGACTATGAGAACGTGTCTGCCATCGACCCAGAGCTGCAGGATTTCCTGGACCTTGAGAAACAGAAGGCTCAGGTGAATGCACAGTTGCACGAGTTCAACGAGATCTGCTGGGAGAAGTGCATCGGCAGGCCCAGCTCCAAATTGGACCATGCCACAGAGGTGTGCCTGAGCAACTGCGTGGACCGCTTCATCGACACTTCGGTGCTCATCACCAAGCGCTTTGCCGAGATTTTAAACAAGCGCGGTGGGATGAACGACAATTAG